From Methanomicrobiales archaeon HGW-Methanomicrobiales-1, a single genomic window includes:
- a CDS encoding flavodoxin → MPTIAPGEVKPTSTDAGKSWQCNVCGFIWKGDDPPKECPQCSSTEREFSDLAEKKKLRYDGEKFDVLLINGSNHRSNNTGYMVELVEEVLKERGVSYRRYNLNEFHINHCWCCYSMRDNACKLPCRDQVDDMAAFHEMVISSKAIIVASPINWNNMSARLKDFLDRLNCIQNLYLLKKPGLTEGKIVGITVSGHEDGATKAAMDIYLYFQQMGYLLAPFGISYRTHGAQFNTNTDTDYLRNDPLVKIKVKGMANNVVEMLNLDLESKLKGKLVPVAE, encoded by the coding sequence ATGCCTACTATTGCACCCGGGGAAGTGAAACCGACCAGCACTGATGCCGGCAAATCCTGGCAATGCAATGTCTGCGGATTTATCTGGAAGGGAGATGATCCCCCGAAAGAATGCCCGCAATGTTCCAGTACGGAACGGGAGTTCTCAGATTTGGCTGAGAAGAAGAAGCTCCGGTATGATGGTGAAAAGTTCGATGTCCTGCTGATCAATGGCAGCAACCACCGGTCGAATAACACGGGATACATGGTTGAGCTGGTAGAGGAGGTGCTCAAAGAACGGGGTGTGAGTTACCGGCGGTATAACCTGAACGAATTTCACATCAATCACTGCTGGTGCTGCTACAGCATGCGGGACAATGCCTGCAAACTCCCATGCCGCGATCAGGTTGATGACATGGCCGCATTCCATGAGATGGTTATCAGTTCAAAAGCAATCATCGTTGCTTCACCGATCAACTGGAACAATATGTCTGCCCGGCTCAAGGATTTCCTCGACCGGCTGAACTGCATCCAGAATCTCTACCTGCTGAAAAAGCCGGGACTGACGGAAGGCAAGATTGTCGGGATCACCGTCTCGGGCCATGAGGATGGTGCGACGAAAGCGGCGATGGACATTTACCTGTACTTCCAGCAGATGGGGTACCTCCTTGCTCCATTCGGGATTTCCTACCGGACGCACGGTGCGCAGTTCAATACGAATACGGATACGGATTATCTCAGGAATGATCCGCTGGTAAAGATCAAGGTCAAAGGGATGGCAAACAACGTCGTGGAGATGCTGAATCTGGATCTTGAATCGAAGCTGAAGGGAAAACTGGTGCCCGTTGCGGAGTGA